DNA sequence from the Cellulophaga sp. HaHaR_3_176 genome:
CATTGTTTATTAGAGTTGAGTTGATACGGGTAAGTATTTCATCTCCTTTTTTCCAAGTACCTTTACTTAGTGCTATATGTATTTGATCGTTAGTTGTTTGCTTATATGCACGTAATCTAAAATCTCCAAAGCGAGTAGTAATTGTAAAATCTTCTTTCTTTTCAATTAAACTATCATGCTCCATTCTATAAGCTACTAAATCTTCAATAGAAACTATTTTTAGATTGTGCTTTTTAGCTACTTCCATTAATTGAGGTAGGCGAGCCATAGAACCATCTTGGTTCATAATTTCTACAATTACACCGGCAGGTTTTAAACCAGCAAGCCGGGCAAAGTCAATTGCAGCTTCAGTATGCCCTGTTCTTCTTAAAACGCCACCTTCTTTAGCAACCAACGGAAAAATATGTCCAGGGCGTGATAATTCGTGTGGTTTTGTTTCATTATCGGTTAATGCGATAACTGTTTTAGACCTGTCTCCAGCAGAAATACCAGTAGTAACTCCTTTTCCTCTTAAATCTACAGATACTGTAAAAGCAGTTTCCATATGATCAGTATTGTTTACAACCATCATAGGTAGCCCTAAATCTCTACATCTACCTTCTGTTAAGGGAGCACAAATTAATCCACGGCCTTCTGTAGCCATAAAATTAATAACTTCAGGTGTAGCTAGCTCTGCTGCTGCAAGAAAATCACCTTCGTTTTCTCTGTTCTCATCATCAACAACGATAATAACTTTACCGTTTTTTATATCATTAATAGCTTCTTCTATAGAATTTAGATGCATACTACTTTTTGTTTTTTTGTTTAAAAAAAGATGTGATTTTTTTGAAAATATTTTTAAAGAATTGAGGTATTCCTCCTAAGTCTATTAAACCTTTATCTGCCGTGGCTCTTATCGTTAAGAAAATGCCTAATGGTAGCATTACAAGAGTAGAGGTCCAACCACCTAATACAGGGCTCATACTACCTTCTTTTGCATAATTTTCAGCAAAAACGCCTATAAAATAATAGGTTAAAAATAATAAGATTGCAATAATCATAGGTAAGCCAATTCCACCTTTTCTAATAATAGCACCTAATGGAGCGCCAACGAAAAATAATATGATACAAGATAATGCTAAAGCAAACTTTTTATGAAGAGATAAAATATGCAAGTTGTATATTTTAAAACGTCTATCTATTTCATTTTTTTTGCTATCTATCGAATTTACAATATTGGTAGTATTATTATGAGCGGCATTAATAATCTGATCTTGTTGGTAAACTTTAAATAAGTTTACAATATTTAAAGTATCTATAATTTTTTTTCGGAAAGCAATAGAATCATCACTTACATTCAACATTTTAGTTTTTGCTAAACTATCTGTGCTAGATAGTTTTTGAAAAGCACCCATTCGGTTATAAATACTCTTTGAAAAAGTTTTAACAACACTAATGTTATTTATTTTAATTGAATCAGCATCTTTAATTAACCTGAGTACGTTTTTCATCTTATCAGTAGTAACGTCTCTATCTTTTTCTAAATCAACATCTAATTTAGATATATCTTGATAAATGGTGTATACTTCAAAGCTAGACTTGGCAAAGGGTTGTTTGCGATTTTCAGTACTTTTTTTCTTAATAATCTCTTCGTAATAATTACCATCACGCAAAACTAGTTGTAAAATATCAGAACCTTCGCTACTGATAAGTTCGCCACTATTTGCTTTTATAACCGTATTATTAATTTTAGTTTTTGATTTTCTATGAATAACAACATTGTCAAGAAAGCGTTCTTTTTCGCCATATTTGCGATCTACTTTCATATTCATGTCTGTACCTTCTAAATCACTAAAAGCACCTTCAACAATAGCCGTAGAGGGTTTTACTTGACTGATGTTTTTTCTA
Encoded proteins:
- the ribB gene encoding 3,4-dihydroxy-2-butanone-4-phosphate synthase; the protein is MHLNSIEEAINDIKNGKVIIVVDDENRENEGDFLAAAELATPEVINFMATEGRGLICAPLTEGRCRDLGLPMMVVNNTDHMETAFTVSVDLRGKGVTTGISAGDRSKTVIALTDNETKPHELSRPGHIFPLVAKEGGVLRRTGHTEAAIDFARLAGLKPAGVIVEIMNQDGSMARLPQLMEVAKKHNLKIVSIEDLVAYRMEHDSLIEKKEDFTITTRFGDFRLRAYKQTTNDQIHIALSKGTWKKGDEILTRINSTLINNDILGTLTNNPDKKLEDMFNAINKEGKGAFVFINQESESLNLLNRLSILKELQSKGETKAPKIEMDAKDFGVGAQILHDLNISKIRLLTNTIQSKRVGIVGYGLEIIDHVSY
- a CDS encoding LptF/LptG family permease, with the protein product MLIFLFQTIWLFIDDLAGKGLDIFIIAKFLFYVMPSLMEKVLPLTVLLASILTFGSFAEHYEFAAMKASGISLQRAMRSLIVFVMILGLVVFYFANSVIPAAEQKIYNLRKNISQVKPSTAIVEGAFSDLEGTDMNMKVDRKYGEKERFLDNVVIHRKSKTKINNTVIKANSGELISSEGSDILQLVLRDGNYYEEIIKKKSTENRKQPFAKSSFEVYTIYQDISKLDVDLEKDRDVTTDKMKNVLRLIKDADSIKINNISVVKTFSKSIYNRMGAFQKLSSTDSLAKTKMLNVSDDSIAFRKKIIDTLNIVNLFKVYQQDQIINAAHNNTTNIVNSIDSKKNEIDRRFKIYNLHILSLHKKFALALSCIILFFVGAPLGAIIRKGGIGLPMIIAILLFLTYYFIGVFAENYAKEGSMSPVLGGWTSTLVMLPLGIFLTIRATADKGLIDLGGIPQFFKNIFKKITSFFKQKNKK